The Rana temporaria chromosome 4, aRanTem1.1, whole genome shotgun sequence genome contains a region encoding:
- the LOC120935291 gene encoding putative nuclease HARBI1, producing MRLPSTPQEWQTVAAEFETRWNFSNCGGAIDGKHVRIVPPPRSGSQFYNYKGFNSIVLMAVVSAQYEFLYVDVGKNGRMSDGGAFRQTEFGERLQDEDLALPPDADNVEGLPFVFLADEAFGLGPHLMRPFPQRTLTPERSVFNYRLARARRVVENAFGIMASRFRLFLTSIHMAEYKWNYIIFACCILHNFLRRNSPNYMATVGPEAGLNNPDQMLPGLEPARTGLPPQSGRAVRDQYMDYFMGRGAIPSQANLA from the exons ATGAGG cttccgtccacgccacaggaatggcagactgtggcagcggagttTGAGACGCGTTGGAACTTctccaactgcgggggagccatcgacggaaagcacgtccgcatcgtgcctccaccccgttctggttcccagttctacaactacaaggggttcaacagtattgtgctgatggcggtggtgtcagcacagtacgaaTTTCTGTACGTTGATGTGggcaagaacggccggatgtcggatgggggagcTTTCAGGCAGACTGAGTTCGGGGAACGACTCCAAGACGAAGATCTcgcattgccaccggatgcggACAACGTGGAAGGACTCCCCTTCGTCTTCTTGGCTGATGAAGCTTTTGGCCTGGGACCCCATctaatgaggccattcccccagcgcaccctcaccccagagaggagtgtttttaattaccggctggccagagcccggagggtggtGGAGaacgccttcgggataatggccagccggttccgcctgttcctaacCTCGATCCATATGGCGGAGTACAAATGGAACTATATCATAtttgcatgctgcattttacacaattttttgcggCGAAATTCGCCAAACTATATGGCCACGGTTGGGCCTGAGGCTGGACTTAACAATCCGGATCAAATGTTGCCGGGCCTGGAACCTGCccgtactggcttgcccccccaaagtggCCGTGCAGTCCGTGACCAATatatggactattttatgggtaggggggccattccctcCCAAGCCAATTTGGCTTAG